A region of the Arenibacter antarcticus genome:
GAACAAAAAGAACTGCAGACACAACAGCTTCAATTAAAAAAGGACTGGGCTGTTTTCAACCCTTTTAAAGGCCAGTTGGAGCTGCATGATAAACTGGCAAAATACGGAGTAATCTTAGCAGATTATGATGGGGTAAGCAAGCAAGTGAGTCAACTTAAGGAGGACAACGATCGACTCGGAAAGTCTAAATCGGAAGCAGAAAACCAACTAAATTCTTATTTAGAAGCAGCCGATAAGCTCCTTAAAGAAAAGGTGGATGTTAAGACAGCCAACGAAAAACTGGACACTTTCCGAAATAAAATTGTGCAACTTCAAGCGGAGGAGAAAAAGAAGCAAAGTGAGGCCTCTTTATTCTTAAGTCAACTCAATAGCTATGTCAAGAATATAAATCAGTTGGGGTACCCATTGCCCATGGCTGACCAACCCGAACTGTTTAAACCACAAGTTGAGGCAAACCGCAAAACAGTTCAGGAAACCATAGAGCATTCTGGTTCAAATTCTCTGGAAAACTTGAATTTGGAATTGGAGAATCACCGTCTTTTAAATGAAAAGGCTGGGGAACTTCTCGCTAGTAAAGAACAATTTGAGAAGCTTCAACAAAACCATAAAACTCAGTTAAACAAATTAAAACTGTCTCAAGAACAGCTGGGTAAAGATGCCAATACGATAGCATCTTTAGGAAAAGAGGTGCTACAAGGAACAAAGGAGGTAGAAAATCTGGAGAAAGCCTTAGCGCAACAACTCAAGCACCAAAGCTTGGAGGAATATCGCGTGCAATTAGACCCAGAGCAACCTTGTCCGCTTTGCGGTTCTCTAGTTCATCCCTATGCTACCGAAGTGCCTCATTTTGACACTAAGGAGGAGTTGGTTAAAGAAAAAAAGAAGTCGCTCCAAACAAAGTCGGATTACCTTATCACTTTAAATGCTAAAAATAAATTCCAGACAAAAGAAATAAACGACATAAACACGGCAATAGCATCCCTTAAAGAAGAGGAGGCCCAGCAGTTGGAAATACTAACAAAACTTTCCGACCAACTAAAGTGGGATTATAAGGAGGGTTTAGAAACGCTAAAAATCCATCGACTCAATTTAAACCGCCGTATTCAAAAAATGGAAAAGTCCAAGCAGGCATTTCAAGCAGATTCCATTTTAAAGGATTTGGAAAAAAGTTTAAAACAGTGGGAGTTGGCGCTAACAACTTATAATAGCGTTAAACGAGAGCGAACAGCCCTTTTTGACGGGCCAGATATTAATGGAAAGGTCAATATTTTATCTTCTTCCATTACCCGTTCCGTTACATCTATTTCTTCTATTGATGAGCAGTTAAAAGCAAGTGCAGGAAAACTAAAAGTAAATTCGGAACAAAAAATAATAAAGGAAGAGGAGCTTCATCGTATTGTTGCAAATGAACACTTAGAAAACATACAAGCCCTGCGGACAGCTATACTACCTGAAGAGCGTGCCAGTAAAATCAGGAAGCGTGAAAATGAACTCAAGGAACTAAATACAAGAATATCTGAAAAAGAAAACTCCCTGAAAAAAGTCTTAACCGAATTAACGGAGAAGGATGACCCTGCACATTCATTTGAAGCATTAACTACGCTTTTCAATGAAGCAAAGTCAGGTTGGGATACACTTTCCGTAACTATTGGTAAAATCACCCAAAGCTTGGAAGATGATGGAAAAGCTAAGCAACGCCAACAAAAAGTACAGGACGAAATAAACCTCCTAAAGAAAGATTTGTCGCTTTGGAAAACCATGAACGATTTAATAGGGGATGCCACGGGCAATAAATTCTCGAATTTTGTGCAAGATCTTACTTTGGAGCAACTTATAGGGTATGCCAATAAACGACTTTCAGAATTTAGCGATCGATATCTACTAGATATTCCCACGGCAGATGAGGCTGAAAAAAGCGATACCCTAAAGGTGTTTGATAAGTATATGGGAAATGCCCGTCGCTCTGTACGCACCTTATCTGGTGGTGAGACCTTTTTGGTCAGTTTAGCAATGGCCTTTGCGCTATCGGATATTGCCGCTAGAAATGTAAAGATAGAATCGCTCTTTATCGATGAAGGGTTTGGAACGTTGGATCCTGAAACCCTGGATCAAGCAATTACGATATTGGAAAAAATGCAAAATGAAGGCGATAAATCGGTTGGAGTAATCTCGCACGTAGGGGCTTTAAAAGAGCGTATCACAACACAAATACAGTTAGAAAAAGGAAGTTTAGGGTATTCTACCTTAAAAGTGGTGCAGTGATTTTATGCCAGAGCCTGATATCTGTTCGCCCCAGCTAGCGTGAGTAATGAATCCACGGGACAAGCTTGGACTAAAGACCATGGCTATTCAATTCTTCTATATCAAAACTCCGCTGATTGGCTTACTAGGTAGTTTCATTGTTAGATATATTATTCATCCGGTTCTGCTATTAGATTAGCATTATCAAATTTCCTCATTTTCAAATTAGCAAATTGTTACATTAATACATTGGAATATTGATACATTAAAAAATTGTTACATTAAATTACTACCCCAACCAGCCTTCCCTATCCAAACTTCTTTATTGGATCGCTTCGACTACGTACATGAGGCACATTTGGAATTCTTTCTAATGTGTTGGCCAGACGCAAAATAAGAATTATTAAAAAAGTTACCATATTGGTAACTTTTTCATATCTTTACCTTAAAGAACATATTTTGAGGGTAATTGCAAAACGGACATTGAGGGACTTTTGGACGAAGCACACAGATAGCGAACAGCAATTGACAGCTTGGTACAGGGAGACTGAAAAATCGGAATTTAAGAACTTGAACGAATTAAAAAAAAATTATCCGAGCGCCAGCATATTGAACGACAACCGGATTGTTTTTAATATAAAAGGAAACAAATACCGGCTAATCGTAAAGGTCAATTTCGAGTACCAAATTTGCTGGATTCGCTTTGTCGGAACCCATGCAGAATATGACAAGATAAACGCAAACGAAATTTAAGATGAAAATTACACCTATCAGAAACGAAAAGGATTATCAGAATGCTCTGGAAAGGCTCGAACTAATTTTTGATGCAAAAAAAGATACCGAACATGGTGACGAGCTCGAAATCTTATCTATTCTGATCGATCGTTATGAAAACGAGAATTTCCCGATCGGAATGCCGGACCCTATTGAAGCAATTAAATTCCGAATGGAGCAGATGGGAATGAAACAAAAAGATTTAGCAGAGGTTGTTGGTTTTAAGAGCAGGGTTAGCGAGATTCTAAACAAAAAACGCAAACTCAACTTGGATATGATAAGAAAACTCAACACGATTTTACATATTCCAACCGAGGTACTGGTACAAGACTATTAACTAATAGTTTTTAGCTTAAGAAAACCCACTGATAGTACGAGCCTGCCTGAATGGCGGATAGGCGTGTCACGCTCGCTAG
Encoded here:
- a CDS encoding AAA family ATPase, with the translated sequence MKILKIRFENIHSLKGEHQVDFGDGILDEAGLFAITGPTGAGKSTLLDVITLALYNRIARVDKAVSNSILEDDGGIMTRNMRHCYAEVEYRVNGKDYRSYWSIERNRNNNLNARKQELVEVATNQILEAGTKTPDKNQEIIGLSYEQFVKAMVLSQGEFSKLLQAPRNERNKLLEDITGARSYREIGRTVYFRYKQVEKNIALKEAGLETIELLTAEQIAEKKTELKLLTDSKPKTEKAYQTASEKITNRKELQKKLGEQKELQTQQLQLKKDWAVFNPFKGQLELHDKLAKYGVILADYDGVSKQVSQLKEDNDRLGKSKSEAENQLNSYLEAADKLLKEKVDVKTANEKLDTFRNKIVQLQAEEKKKQSEASLFLSQLNSYVKNINQLGYPLPMADQPELFKPQVEANRKTVQETIEHSGSNSLENLNLELENHRLLNEKAGELLASKEQFEKLQQNHKTQLNKLKLSQEQLGKDANTIASLGKEVLQGTKEVENLEKALAQQLKHQSLEEYRVQLDPEQPCPLCGSLVHPYATEVPHFDTKEELVKEKKKSLQTKSDYLITLNAKNKFQTKEINDINTAIASLKEEEAQQLEILTKLSDQLKWDYKEGLETLKIHRLNLNRRIQKMEKSKQAFQADSILKDLEKSLKQWELALTTYNSVKRERTALFDGPDINGKVNILSSSITRSVTSISSIDEQLKASAGKLKVNSEQKIIKEEELHRIVANEHLENIQALRTAILPEERASKIRKRENELKELNTRISEKENSLKKVLTELTEKDDPAHSFEALTTLFNEAKSGWDTLSVTIGKITQSLEDDGKAKQRQQKVQDEINLLKKDLSLWKTMNDLIGDATGNKFSNFVQDLTLEQLIGYANKRLSEFSDRYLLDIPTADEAEKSDTLKVFDKYMGNARRSVRTLSGGETFLVSLAMAFALSDIAARNVKIESLFIDEGFGTLDPETLDQAITILEKMQNEGDKSVGVISHVGALKERITTQIQLEKGSLGYSTLKVVQ
- a CDS encoding type II toxin-antitoxin system HigB family toxin — encoded protein: MRVIAKRTLRDFWTKHTDSEQQLTAWYRETEKSEFKNLNELKKNYPSASILNDNRIVFNIKGNKYRLIVKVNFEYQICWIRFVGTHAEYDKINANEI
- a CDS encoding type II toxin-antitoxin system HigA family antitoxin, yielding MKITPIRNEKDYQNALERLELIFDAKKDTEHGDELEILSILIDRYENENFPIGMPDPIEAIKFRMEQMGMKQKDLAEVVGFKSRVSEILNKKRKLNLDMIRKLNTILHIPTEVLVQDY